In the Eremothecium cymbalariae DBVPG#7215 chromosome 7, complete sequence genome, one interval contains:
- the SPE2 gene encoding adenosylmethionine decarboxylase SPE2 (similar to Ashbya gossypii ABL061C) yields the protein MSELSSHMDHVYIDKELSANLDSTCAFEGPEKLLEIWFYPNEESIPNGGKGLRSISVEDWCSMLKLVNCEVLSIKKTKKIDAFLLSESSMFVFDHKLTLKTCGTTTTLSCLEKLFDIVKVQLSWDLLDPELKKFRPYKVFYSRRCFMFPANQRSIHKSWSNEVACLNKFFCCGVSYLIGRIDQNNHWNLYVTETNKGLETFDSSSEMDETLEILMTGLDHNKAQQFVYSRNSTTEPADQENNGTNPTGHLMGLATNKSTQLNQIYDNITGVSCAEDAFAFTPCGYSSNMVVDEKYYYTLHVTPEKGWSYASFESNVPVESLSGGKMNHYDVLKQVLEVFEPAEFSITLLAKRPLSKDLLKLTSLFDNVAAYHKCDKIIHELDDYQSIYLRYRQAI from the coding sequence ATGTCGGAGCTCAGTTCTCATATGGACCATGTGTACATCGACAAGGAATTATCTGCAAATTTAGATTCAACTTGCGCATTTGAGGGTCCAGAAAAGCTACTAGAGATTTGGTTCTACCCGAATGAAGAATCAATTCCAAATGGGGGTAAGGGACTACGTTCAATATCTGTGGAGGACTGGTGTTCTATGTTGAAATTAGTTAACTGTGAGGTTCTTTCGATCAAGAAAACTAAGAAAATAGATGCTTTTTTACTGAGTGAATCGTCAATGTTTGTGTTCGATCACAAGCTTACGTTAAAGACATGCGGAACCACTACTACTTTGTCCTGCCTGGAAAAGCTGTTTGATATAGTAAAGGTTCAATTGTCGTGGGATCTATTAGATCCTGAACTTAAAAAGTTTCGTCCGTACAAAGTTTTTTACTCTAGACGGTGCTTCATGTTTCCTGCTAACCAACGTTCGATTCATAAAAGTTGGTCAAATGAGGTAGCTTGCCTTAACAAGTTCTTTTGCTGTGGCGTCTCGTACTTGATTGGCCGTATTGATCAAAACAATCATTGGAACCTGTATGTCACGGAGACTAATAAAGGTTTGGAAACCTTTGACTCCTCTAGTGAAATGGATGAAACACTGGAGATCTTGATGACCGGTTTGGACCACAATAAGGCACAGCAATTTGTTTATAGTAGAAACTCGACGACAGAACCTGCTGATCAAGAAAATAATGGCACTAATCCAACAGGACATTTGATGGGATTAGCAACTAATAAATCCACACAGCTGAACCAAATCTATGATAATATTACAGGCGTGTCTTGTGCAGAAGACGCTTTTGCTTTTACACCATGCGGATACTCTAGTAACATGGTAGTGGACGAAAAATACTATTATACTTTACATGTGACTCCTGAAAAAGGGTGGTCATATGCTTCATTTGAAAGTAACGTCCCCGTGGAATCTCTATCCGGTGGTAAGATGAATCATTATGATGTTTTAAAACAGGTacttgaagtttttgagCCCGCTGAATTCTCTATAACATTATTAGCCAAACGTCCTCTTTCGAAGGATCTGTTGAAGTTAACAAGTTTGTTTGACAATGTAGCAGCATACCACAAGTGTGATAAAATTATACATGAGCTGGACGACTATCAATCGATCTATTTAAGGTACAGGCAGGCTATTTAA
- a CDS encoding uncharacterized protein (similar to Ashbya gossypii ABL061C-A), giving the protein MKFTNYIIALTGAFALVNGQADISNLTANNTAGGHSANSGVMLNGIVPSIAGAAVAGALVFFV; this is encoded by the coding sequence ATGAAATTCACCAATTACATCATTGCCTTGACTGGTGCATTTGCTTTGGTCAATGGTCAAGCAGACATCTCCAACTTAACTGCTAATAATACTGCCGGAGGACACAGTGCCAATTCGGGCGTCATGCTTAACGGAATTGTTCCATCCATTGCTGGCGCCGCTGTCGCAGGCGCTCTAGTTTTCTTTGTGTAA